From Acidimicrobiia bacterium, the proteins below share one genomic window:
- a CDS encoding Rieske 2Fe-2S domain-containing protein, which produces MFTRSKVAEVSEPTVESPVASVAVAVAVAEEPIEKVHPVVELSASEQGVNRRQFFNRALAASFFGTLGTFGVASLAFSWPKVSGGFGSDVSAGPVQAIKDAIAQPDGTITPFYLPAAKAWIVPVSDSVLPNSQFAEDLTVADGLSALWQKCVHLGCAVPWCQSSQGFECPCHGSKYNQIGEYEAGPAPRNLDRFVVEIDSKGEFIIKTGSVIPTERAPVKSVKYPQGVFCTAAAAE; this is translated from the coding sequence ATGTTTACACGGTCCAAGGTGGCTGAAGTATCCGAACCGACCGTCGAATCCCCGGTGGCTTCGGTGGCGGTGGCGGTGGCGGTCGCTGAGGAACCCATCGAGAAGGTCCATCCGGTGGTGGAGCTATCGGCTTCCGAGCAGGGTGTCAACCGTCGCCAATTCTTCAACCGGGCACTGGCCGCCTCGTTCTTCGGGACCCTCGGTACGTTCGGCGTTGCCTCGCTGGCGTTTAGCTGGCCGAAGGTGAGTGGCGGATTCGGATCGGATGTGAGTGCCGGACCAGTTCAAGCCATCAAGGATGCCATTGCCCAACCAGATGGCACCATCACTCCATTTTATCTGCCGGCCGCCAAGGCGTGGATCGTGCCGGTTTCAGACTCCGTTCTTCCCAATTCTCAATTCGCCGAAGACCTAACCGTCGCCGACGGGTTGAGCGCCCTCTGGCAGAAGTGCGTCCACCTCGGTTGTGCGGTGCCATGGTGCCAGAGCTCGCAGGGCTTCGAATGTCCCTGCCACGGTTCGAAATACAATCAGATCGGCGAGTACGAAGCAGGCCCTGCCCCCCGTAATCTCGACCGGTTCGTCGTGGAGATTGACTCCAAAGGTGAGTTCATCATCAAAACTGGTTCGGTCATTCCGACGGAACGGGCTCCGGTCAAGAGTGTCAAATACCCACAGGGTGTTTTCTGCACAGCGGCGGCTGCCGAATGA
- a CDS encoding cytochrome b N-terminal domain-containing protein has translation MANGIIEKVKEQATSIWEKVHGSQVAESILRPGSPFKKGYSDTPRNRSYVIMNNVLYHLHPVKVKRHGVRLSYTLCLGGISFFLFILLTITGIFLMFYYAPTAEAAYSDVAALSTSVAFGSLVRNMHRWGAHFMVLSVFLHMSRVFYHGAYKPPREFNWVVGVILLLLTLLLSFTGYLLPWDQLALWAVTVGTNMAGFVPVFGGQVKFLLLGSVEVTADTILRWYVLHVLFFPFIIVIFMAVHFWRVRKDGGISGPL, from the coding sequence ATGGCAAACGGAATCATCGAAAAAGTCAAAGAGCAAGCCACCTCCATCTGGGAGAAGGTCCACGGAAGTCAGGTGGCAGAGTCGATTCTGCGGCCCGGTTCACCGTTTAAGAAGGGCTACTCGGACACGCCACGTAACCGCTCTTACGTGATCATGAACAACGTTCTCTACCACCTCCACCCGGTAAAGGTGAAGCGCCACGGGGTGCGACTCTCTTACACGCTGTGCCTGGGTGGGATCAGCTTCTTCCTGTTCATCCTGTTGACCATTACCGGCATCTTCCTGATGTTCTATTACGCCCCAACCGCAGAGGCGGCCTACTCGGATGTCGCCGCTTTGTCTACGTCGGTGGCGTTTGGTTCGCTGGTCAGGAACATGCACCGGTGGGGTGCTCACTTCATGGTGCTTTCGGTGTTCTTGCACATGAGCCGGGTGTTCTATCACGGTGCATACAAACCGCCTCGCGAATTCAACTGGGTAGTCGGGGTAATCCTCTTGCTTCTGACCCTGCTGTTGTCCTTCACCGGGTATCTGTTGCCGTGGGACCAGTTGGCACTTTGGGCTGTCACGGTCGGTACCAACATGGCTGGATTCGTGCCCGTGTTCGGCGGCCAGGTCAAATTCCTCCTGCTGGGTTCCGTAGAGGTAACCGCTGACACCATCCTGCGATGGTACGTGCTCCATGTTCTCTTTTTCCCATTCATTATTGTCATCTTCATGGCCGTGCATTTCTGGCGGGTCCGCAAAGATGGCGGAATTTCCGGTCCGTTGTAA
- a CDS encoding 4Fe-4S binding protein: MATARDVWVEVPPIRDDYQLAVVDGAYLLGQVKPKQFLHIDQSECILCEGCVDICPWKCIHYLSLDAIQEGSNVAHPRESEGAKGFFLVDENECTRCALCVDRCPTGVITLGKFEGSLSAEVETAGLAPWDIDTGQRDYKNGYVYGLRM, from the coding sequence ATGGCAACGGCTCGCGACGTATGGGTGGAGGTTCCGCCGATCCGCGACGACTATCAGTTGGCCGTGGTCGATGGCGCCTACTTGTTGGGCCAGGTCAAGCCAAAGCAGTTTCTCCACATCGACCAGTCAGAGTGCATCCTGTGTGAAGGATGTGTGGATATTTGCCCATGGAAATGTATCCACTACTTGTCGCTTGATGCCATCCAGGAAGGGAGCAACGTTGCCCACCCCAGAGAGAGCGAAGGCGCCAAGGGGTTTTTCCTGGTCGACGAGAACGAGTGCACCCGTTGTGCGCTCTGTGTTGATCGGTGTCCGACTGGCGTCATCACGCTTGGGAAGTTCGAAGGCTCTCTATCTGCCGAAGTCGAGACAGCAGGACTGGCTCCCTGGGACATCGATACCGGGCAGCGCGATTACAAGAACGGTTACGTCTACGGACTACGGATGTAG
- a CDS encoding cbb3-type cytochrome c oxidase subunit I encodes MTITAEENRSAAGIIRGADSAGRVALLLAGIFLLLAGGLQVLATLKLAYPDFLSNTSFLSYGRLQPMADTTALLGWLTFSNLAIIYYLLPRLTGARLWNEPVAVLATFASAAVTVLAVVGIGLGYTDGRPLADVHFIADAVLLATYLVPLAVTAQTIRHRTETSTYVSLYYVLAGLVWLIGATIVGNIPGEAVVGGLIQNEFYTSTIYAMWAVGIGIGGAYYIVPKTTGNPLYSRSLAMVGFWSLVITSLWAGLASQIYGPVGDWAESIGAVFALGMIIPAVAVLANLVGTMSGKWDMLRTHADVQFAIVGSLAAVFVALVAGTQGFRSVSAVVGLTTFVSGTQLASVWGVGTLFACAFGYHAIPRTAGRRIFSPSLARTQLRLLLTGVLLASGALWAAGLASGYTWVSAAYSGTSAIAGDGFSATADAVGGLYSLGLLGMLVIAAAALLYVYNVWRTFTSGQTTTRELLVFADEEVAS; translated from the coding sequence TTGACCATCACCGCAGAAGAGAACCGCTCAGCAGCGGGAATCATTCGGGGAGCCGATTCGGCCGGCCGGGTGGCACTCCTTCTGGCCGGGATCTTTCTTCTCCTCGCCGGCGGCCTTCAGGTTCTTGCGACGCTGAAGCTGGCCTATCCGGACTTCTTGTCAAACACATCCTTTCTGTCGTACGGTCGCCTCCAGCCGATGGCCGATACCACCGCTCTTCTTGGTTGGCTGACGTTCTCGAACCTGGCCATCATCTACTACCTCCTGCCCCGATTGACCGGTGCCCGGCTCTGGAACGAGCCGGTGGCGGTGTTGGCGACGTTCGCCAGCGCAGCGGTAACAGTCCTGGCGGTAGTAGGGATCGGTCTCGGGTACACCGACGGGCGCCCACTCGCCGATGTTCACTTCATCGCCGATGCGGTGTTGCTCGCCACCTATCTCGTACCGCTGGCCGTGACGGCCCAAACCATCCGTCATCGAACCGAGACCTCAACGTACGTCAGCCTCTATTACGTGCTGGCAGGCCTGGTCTGGCTGATCGGAGCGACCATCGTCGGCAATATCCCCGGGGAAGCCGTGGTCGGTGGCCTGATCCAGAATGAGTTCTACACCTCGACCATCTACGCGATGTGGGCGGTAGGAATTGGCATCGGTGGCGCCTATTACATCGTTCCGAAGACGACCGGAAACCCGCTGTACAGTCGTTCGCTGGCCATGGTCGGCTTTTGGTCACTCGTCATCACCTCTCTCTGGGCCGGTTTGGCCAGCCAGATATACGGCCCGGTCGGTGACTGGGCCGAAAGCATCGGGGCAGTTTTCGCCCTCGGAATGATCATCCCGGCCGTGGCAGTACTGGCCAATCTGGTCGGGACCATGAGCGGGAAGTGGGACATGCTCCGCACCCACGCCGATGTCCAATTCGCCATCGTGGGCAGCCTGGCAGCCGTATTCGTGGCGCTCGTGGCCGGAACGCAAGGATTCCGCAGCGTGTCAGCAGTGGTGGGCCTGACGACGTTTGTTTCAGGAACCCAGTTGGCTTCGGTGTGGGGGGTCGGAACGCTGTTCGCCTGCGCGTTTGGGTACCACGCCATTCCACGGACCGCAGGACGTCGCATATTCTCGCCATCACTCGCCAGAACCCAGCTGCGACTGCTGTTGACCGGGGTCCTATTGGCTTCCGGAGCGTTATGGGCCGCAGGCCTTGCGTCTGGCTACACGTGGGTCTCAGCGGCCTATTCAGGTACCTCAGCCATCGCCGGTGACGGCTTCTCGGCTACGGCTGACGCGGTGGGCGGTCTCTATTCACTCGGACTCCTGGGAATGCTCGTGATCGCGGCCGCCGCCCTGTTGTACGTCTACAACGTCTGGCGCACGTTCACATCGGGCCAGACCACGACAAGGGAATTGCTTGTGTTCGCCGACGAGGAGGTGGCGTCGTGA
- a CDS encoding cbb3-type cytochrome c oxidase subunit II → MSDAASIAAATGVPESLVMRSAQARATATGTSVEAVLGAWGGGEAITPTAAAAPTAPAPEPPLAETPPSTIVPTEVAASVAPPETVAPAPVLVAARPDPDAAPLLVGRTDHPIMALAVLVIIFTVSALLAVGVPALDARNAAADQIPGTTPILSSQALAGRTVYLQEGCMYCHTQQVRSVVTDVGLGPVSEPGTSPAVGPPTLGFVRIGPDLTHVETRYEDDEAKLRTVLVDPKSLNPDSLMPSFAHLSPDDLNALLTYLKESE, encoded by the coding sequence GTGAGCGATGCAGCGTCCATCGCGGCGGCCACCGGAGTTCCCGAATCACTGGTGATGAGGTCGGCCCAGGCACGGGCGACGGCCACCGGGACCAGCGTCGAAGCCGTGCTCGGCGCCTGGGGTGGAGGCGAAGCGATCACTCCCACGGCAGCAGCCGCCCCGACGGCACCGGCTCCTGAGCCCCCGTTGGCAGAGACCCCACCATCGACAATCGTCCCCACCGAAGTGGCAGCCAGCGTGGCACCGCCGGAGACCGTTGCTCCAGCCCCGGTCCTGGTGGCGGCTCGCCCCGATCCCGATGCAGCTCCCCTGCTCGTAGGACGTACCGATCACCCCATCATGGCACTGGCCGTCCTGGTGATCATCTTCACTGTGAGTGCCCTGCTGGCAGTCGGAGTGCCGGCGCTTGATGCTCGCAATGCGGCCGCCGATCAAATACCAGGAACGACTCCCATACTTTCGAGTCAAGCACTGGCCGGTCGAACGGTCTACCTGCAGGAGGGCTGCATGTACTGCCACACCCAGCAGGTCCGCTCGGTCGTCACCGATGTCGGTCTCGGCCCGGTTTCTGAACCAGGGACAAGTCCGGCCGTCGGTCCCCCCACCCTCGGCTTCGTCCGGATCGGGCCCGACCTAACCCACGTCGAGACCCGCTACGAGGACGATGAGGCCAAGTTGCGAACCGTCCTGGTCGACCCGAAGAGTCTCAATCCCGACTCGTTGATGCCTAGCTTCGCGCATCTGTCACCAGATGATCTGAACGCGTTGCTCACATACCTTAAGGAATCCGAATGA